The genomic stretch AGACTCCTAATAAGAAATCAAATAAAACTCCTAAACACAGCAAACAGCTCTAAAGCTAGAGGTTGTTtgagtgattttcattttttaaaggaatttttaaaagatcttaaaGCCAGTGGGGCCAAATTCCAAAAGATAAGCCAAAAAAAGAGGCCTACTCTGACTAGAAGAGGAAACGGGTTTGCGGAGCGACCCCAGTCGTGAGGTCTGGGTTCCCACAGAGCCAGGACTCACCTCCCCACTGAGTGGTATCTCAATCGGCTTCGGCTTCACGTCTATTAGGTAGAAGGTCCGGGACAGGAGCAAAAGAGAAGGTGGGACATTCTCCTTCAGGTGGAGGTCCTGCCACTGGAGAATAGAAGAGGGATGAAACATGACAATCACAGACCGTTAGAGTTGGACGTGACACCCCCGCCCCGCCGCTCCCTGCATCTCCTCCTCTCTGGTCTCACAGCCCCCCAGGCATATGCTGAGTACTAAGAGCAAGGACAGGGGCATGTCTCCTGGCTGCTGCATCCCTGCTTGGGCCCTACAGCCCCTCACagtcagagctgctgctgctgctaagtcacatcagtcgtgtccaactctgtgagaccccagagacggcagcccaccaggctcccccgtccctgggattctccaggcaagaacactggagtggattgccatttccttctccaatgcatgaaagtgaaaagtgaaagtgaagtcgctcagttgtgtccgactcttagcgaccctacggactgcagcctaccaggctcctccatccatgggattttccaggccagaatactggagtggggtgccattgctttctcctcacAGTCAGAGAGGGAGGTTCAATTAACCTCTCACACCAACTGTGGATCAAAGGAGGTAAGTATCTTCagtataaagtagataaatgtAAAAGATTACATCAACCTCATTCATAACTAAAGAAATTAACATTAGAATGAGATGTAATTTTTCAAGCTCCAAATTGGCCAAATTTTGgataggggtgtgtgtgggtgtgtgtgttagtcactcagtcatgtgagtctttctgaccccatggactatcgcccaccagctcttctgtccatggagttctccaggcaagaataatggagtgggttgccattctctcctccaggggatcttccccacccaggattgaacctgggtctcttgcactggaggcagattctttacctactgaaccaccagggaagaccacagatagatagatagacagatagatagatgcaCACAAGACAAAATTCAAAAGGTAAATTACCCTATTCTCTAGCTACCCTATTTCCCTCCCTGGAAGCAACCACTGGTACAGTGGTTTGTATCAGTTCCTGATACAATCTTACAGCAATATCCTATGCgtatacaaatatacatttaGGGACTTCCCAGCACTAGTGTTTCTACtacagggggcgtgggttcgatccctggtcgggggaactgggatcccacatccCTGCGGCATGGCccgaacaaaacaaaaccttagtGGTGGCCACAACACTTGAgccaataaaatattaacaacaaaaccaaatatacatttatatgtttatctttaCACTAAGGgtgacacatacacacttttgTCCCTTGCTTTCTTTCACTGAAGTATCTTGGAAATTGATTTGTACCAGTAGATGTAGAGCtgccttctttttatttctttattttttggccacaccatccAGTGTGCTGGATACagaatcctagttccccaaccaaggatcaaacccacacccccttcaatggaagcacagagtcttaaccactggaccgctagggaggTCCCAGAGCTGCCTTCTTTTAAATGTCTGTAAAGGATTCCATTGATGGAAATGCCATAATTTATTTGATTATTGTACTAATTAACTTTAGGCTGTTTTCAGTCTTTTGCTATcataaatggtgctgcaatggaTAATCTTCTAGGTATGTCATTTTGCACATGTGCAAGAatataggataaattcctagaactgAAATTTCTAGGTCCaagtaaatgcatttttaaatctgGAAAGCTGTTGCCAAATCTCCATGCAGGATTTTACCAGCACTCCATGAGTGCCCTTCTGTCCTTACACCCTCCCCAATAGCATGTCACCCACCTCTGACCTTTCCCAAGGTAACAAGTGCATGTGGAATCTcatagttttaactttttttttttttaagttaagacaTTTTGTAAGTTTATCATTTTTAGCTTTTCCTTTCTATGACATGTCAGCCATATCCTACCACAGGATTTTGGGAACAGTAATCCATAGCAATCCATGAAGATTATATGGTTGGCTTAGTTTTCTTGCTCCCTTGAAGGGGGATTGTAAAATAACACATCCCTCCAACAAAACAATTTGACAGGATGAAGTGACTAAATACCCTACATGCAGGAAATAAATGATGTTTAAGTACCCCCTAGAACATGCTCCCCTTCCAGTCAGAGCAGGTCCAACATGGAAGAGGAAATCACTCCCTGATGTGGTTCAAAGCCACAACAGTGGTTCCTAGCCCTAAATAATTTGTGCACACTTTTTTTTCAGCTGTGCCAGACCTTAGTTGCAGTATGCCAGATCGATAGTTGCATAACTGAGGCATGGCGGCCTTATCTGCGGCACGCGTGATCTTTAGCTGAGGCAGgcaggctctctagttgcggcatgtgggatctagttccctgaccagggatcgaacctgggccccctgcactgggagtgtggagccgtaaccgctggaccaccaaggaaggcctTCCACAGCACCTTTTACAGTAAGGGAATGAGGACTGTAATAGGAATTATTACTTTGTTTTAAAGCAGTTAAAACAGTTTAAACGCTCCATTAAAATCCACTGTTTGGGAGAGAGTATGTTATCAGAGGGGAATCTGCTGCAAAGCTAACACTTGACCCTGGTTTGGGGTATGAATTGGGAAAGCAGCCCCAAAAGGTGTAGGCCTTCAGGGGGATTCACCCGGATGACAGGCCCTGTGTCACAGCTTCAGCTCGGGGCCCTCATGATACCCGGAGGAGGAGGCACATTGGAGGGTGGTCCCAAGACTTCTGTTCCTTGTGTACCTATGCCTTCTCCCAGTTACTCAATTAAACGTTAAACTCCGTGCTGCCATGAAGGGATTCTGCAGATGTAATTCCAAGTCTAAAGTCAGCTGACCTTAAAATATGAAGATTACCCAGGTAGGTCTTGCCTAATCACATGAGGCCTTAAATACGGAGCTAGAGGTTGGGTGAGAAGTTCACTGTAGATGGAGAGGCCGGAGGGGCTGAGAgtggcctggggctgggagccagtgaggaaaCAGGGCCTGCACTCCCACAGCTGTGAGGAGTTGAATTCAGCCAACAAACTGCATGAGCTTGGACATGGAATCTCCCCCATGgcctccagaaaggaaaacagcctGTACTTCTGACCTGCAGGACCCAGAGCTGATCAGCGGGTGTTACTTTGAGTGGCTAAGTTTGTGGTGGTGTGTTAGCAGCCACAGACAACTATTCAACAGAGTACCGTGTTGCAGTCAAAGCCAGCTTCTTCAGTGGCCCATGGCTCTGCCAAAGAAGGCCAATTAGGTAAGATGGGAaggcagaaatttaaaaacaaggcCTGAAAATGGGGagggggggcttcccagatggctctagtgaTAAcgaaccctgcctgccaatgaaggagacataagagacatgggttcaatccctgggtcagaaaggtcccctggaggagcgcacggcaacccattccagtatgcttgcctggagaattccatggacacaggagcctggagggctacagtccatagggttgcaaaaagtcagacatgactgaagcaactcagcagacACACAAATGGGACGGGAGAGAGTTCCAGGGAACAGGGCCCAGGAAAGCAACCACTTGCCTCTGTGAGCTGCTGTCTCAGCTGCCCCTCAGTGAGACCCAGTGACAGCATCCCTCTGGCCCTGCAGGCAGCTTGGAGCTCCGACACACTCAGAGCATTCACCCCTTCCTTGGCAATTAcctgggggaaaagaaaaaaaacaaacaaacagaaggaaTGGCATCAGGTCCTTTGGTTCCAGTTTTGCCTAATCCTTCAATTCCTACAAGTCAGGGGAAAGGCAGAATCAGCTAGCTTTCCCACTCTGTCCCCTGCGCTGACTGCCACAAAGGCCAGGCGCTCAGTAAAGCCAGGTGACCTCAGGAGGTGCAGTGGTGGAGGTGAAGGGAATCCTGCCAACAGGTGTGAATAATATCAGAAATTTATAGAATTCCACCGCCTGACCCCAAGGTGTTTCTCCCTCTTGATTGCCTTGCGCCTGGTTGTGACAGCTCCACTCCACTTCCCTTGAGTGGCGACTTtaagactcattagaaaagcatTCCATTTGAAATGCTTTCAATGTACCATTTGTTGCACATCCCAGCAatattcctcccccaccccccaaccccgtaAGAACAGCCCCAACTCCCTGGGCCTCAAAACTCCTTCAATAAATAACACAGTTTCTACTTGGTAAGACCCCAAACTATGGGACTTCTGGGACCAGTATTGTTTATTCCACAGTTTTGAAAGCAACCACTGAAATCTAAATGGGGCCAATGGGATCCTGCCTTCTCAGTTCTGGGAATCCTGCTCCCTCAGGCAGAATGCTTTTAAAGCAGCTAATTCAGATTCAAGAAACATTCTTTCCACTTTGTTAGGACACTAACCAGTAGTTACAGTCCAAATGGTGCCCTTACTCCTGAAGATGTTGgggtccttccttccctccttggtGGTCCTTGGCCACCCCTTCTTGCCAGGGCGGCTCACCAAGATCCAAGGGAAGGAAGCACAGGGCAAGTGTGGGGGgcggcaggggaggggtgggcattGAGCACTGTCCTTGGCAGTGAGATCTGCTGTTCCCCGGGATCTACTAAGCTGCTGTTCCTTCCCCATGGGTCCTAACTGGTTTTGATTAGCCCCAGCTAAGACATCCAAGCTACTCACTGCTTACAAGACCTTCTCAAGAGCCCAACAGGCAACTTCGAAAGTGAGTCATCAAGGTTCAGGTTATCAGCGGTTGCTCAGACCACTCATTCTGCCAGAACCAGCCTCCAGGCAGACCGAACAGAAGGCACTGCACTTTGTCACAGAGCCACCCTAAGACAGTTCCCAAGGCCAGGCTAATTCCCTCCAGCTGTAGTTCAGCTCTTACCTCATCATCTGCTTTTATAGACTTCAGCCTCATCAGTAGCTGGAAGCGAAGCAGATTGTTGGTTCCAAAGGACTGCAGTTCCAGCAGTTTGCAAAGGGCCACCAGCTGAGGTCGGTCGAGGTGCTCCAGGGTCAATTGATCCTCAAAGAGTTTGGAAAATTGAACTATCTCCTTGGTGCTGGGCTTGTGGCCTGTCTGGACCTAGGCAGTGGGACAAAGGGACTAATAAAAACCTGCTTCCTGCTTAAAGAATCTTCCCTGTAGACCACGTGAAAGATGCCAACGCATTTATGGATTCTATCTTATGTCTGGAAGTGGGCCCTGAGTTACAaagaggagttaaaaaaaaatctgtcagaaGTCAGCCTAAATCAACTGAACATCAGGAGACGTTCAAAAGTTTGAGTTTCATTGTACTGTTTTTCTAAGTAGTTTTTAACATCTTCAAAGCATTGATGGCTTTAAGATAGGTTTTCTGCAAACTCCCATAAATTTTTGAAATACTGTATCTCTAACTGAGATATTTGCAAATTCAGAGATGAGGAACAATCTGGAAGCTCCGTGATGACATGGAGTTGTCTGGTTTTATATAAAAGACTGACACCTGTTTGACATAGGAGGAGAACTGGGTTGAGGCGTCCCCCAGCTGGGCCCTGTTCCTCTTTGCCATTTCTGTAATCGTTTCTTGAAGGAATTTCGCTAGTTCCAACTTTGcagccattttctttctctgtttttcttccttcatgaTGGAAGAGGAAAAAGTTAGAATTAATCCTTCATGATTACAACTTGATAAAGATGAGAGAAACATAACTGTGGCGTTGTTGCTTGTCATCTCTACTTCATGAATGAATATTCTTGTTAAACCTAATTGAAGGAGTTTTATGAAaaccagagaaaattaaaaagtagccTCGATTTACAACTTTTCTCCTTAATCTTACCTTTCTCACTAATGCAATCATCATAAATATTGGATGGGTTCAAAATAGTTCCCTCAGTGGAAGACTTTGTCACTCTTTAGAATAAAATACACACTATCTCTTAACCTGGTGCAAACCATCTAGGTCATTGGTCAAGCTGACCCCTGGTCTGAGTGACCCCAGATTTTCCTTGCCCACAAACCAAACTAGGAAATTAAGCTAATGAAGCTTACAggttaagaagaaaacaaacacaattaaTTACAAGATAATAAAGTGCTATAACAGATATAAACAAAGCACTACGTAGAAGGGAATTAAATGCATACTCTTAAGACATATGTTAACCACTAATTCTAAATTCTAGTTCACTATCAGAGATATAATGTGGTAGTATTTTCAAAATAGCCATGATCAGGGTACATACAGAGGAACAGgaataaatgtgttttatatacatacatcagatcagaccagatcagtcgctcagtcatgtccgactctttgcgaccccatgaatcgcagcacgccaggcctccctgtccatcaccaactcctggagttcactgagatgtccatcgagtcagtgatgctatccagccatctcatcctctgtcatccccttctcctccttcccccaatccctcccagcatcagagtcttttgcaatgagtcaactcttcgcatgaggtggccaaagtactggagtttcagctttagcatcattccttccaaagaaatccccccCATTAAGTTGCCCAAGAGATTCTAATGACAAGCAAATCATAGcaatcattgtttttctttttttattttttagaaataccTTAGAAGAATCAGCCCCCTAGAATCACACAATGGCAATACAATAATTAAAACTCACGCAACCATCGgtttcattcatctatttattgaACATTCACCATGTGCTAGGTGCTAGGGTAAAATGGGCAACAACAGGTAAGAATTCCTGCTCTCTGGAAACTTCTAGTCTAATGGGAGAGACAAACATTGTCAATAATAAACCAAcaattccactgctgctgctgctaagttgcttcagttgtgcccaactctgtgcgaccccataaatggcggcccaccaggtccctccatccatgggattccccaggcaataatactggagtgggttgccatttccttctccaggtagttCCACAAATTAATGTAAAAGTATATCAGGCAATGAAAGAGAAGTGCATGGTGCTGGGACCTTGTGTAAGCAGAAAGCTAGGTACTCATCTTCATTCTCTTGCTCTctccctctgttcatggaacaaagcaaaggagaaagtatTTTCTAATACTGTGGCCAtgatatgtatgtgcatatgtttAGGAAACAAGCAATGTTGAGGAAAGAGGAATACTTAGACAAACCACTACCTCATCCCCCACCTCTTTCTGCATTCACTAACAAGTTCCttggggacttccccggcaggtcagtggttaagacactgcacttccactgcagagggtaaaggttcaatccctggtcagggaattaagatctatcatgccacatggtgcagccaaaaacaaaacaaaacaaaaaacccaatccCATGGTATTAATCCTAGACCCTgactactttaaatgtaagtaAACTAATTTAAACCACTGCCAGGCAGTTAAATATTGCAATTTGATTCTACCCTTTAAATCTGTCTTAAACCTATCTTCAAAGTTTTACTCCTGATGAAACTTATAATTCAGGTTTtgtcctccctctctctctctcatgctaCTGTAATAACATTCCAGCTGATTCTCATTTGGCTCTGTCCTCTTTAATCCTTCCTGCCAGCAAATTGTTTTCCTAAAATATAGCTCTAATCATGATTGATTAGGTGATTTAGATTGATCTAATATAtagaccacttttttttttcctcatcctcTGCTTTGCATTCACCTTCTATCAATCAACATAGTCAAAGTCTAAATTCCTGAGGGTGGTGGATACTTTCCAACCTGACTCCAGCACAGTATGTGAGTCTCATCTTCTCCCATGGATCCCCTGGTGCTCCCTGCTCCAACTACAGAGGACCAGTTGGTGGTCTCTGATTATGTCATACACTTTTATATTGTTAAAGCATCTTAAACGCTAGTCCTTCTATCCAGAATGCCTTTCAAACAGTGTTGTAAAATTCTACTATTCTGTCATTTCCATGGTCACTGAGGCAGGGAGACATGTCTCAGTCTGATTTAAAAGTTGCCTTCTTTGTTCTCTCATGGGGCGGAGTCCATGCCTTCATCCGTCTGTCTGGCAGAGTGGCCAAGATGGAGAGAATGAAGGCGCTGCCTTGGTTGGCCAGCCCTTCACCTTCATAGTGGCCAtcaaaggaggaggaggacaccCTCCACTCGGGAGCTACTCATAAGCACACAAGGGTCTGTTTGAGTAAATCATGCCTGCTGGTCATCTAGTcacagttaatttttgtgtggccaaaaaataaattgaaaaaaataatttaaaaaaatttatagggCAAATAGGAGCAGGGGTCAGGAGGTAGCTGGACATCCTCtctactttctgctcaatttttctgtaaacctaaaaactgctcttaaaaagataaaactctattaattcttttaaaatctttcaaaatcCTCATACCTTTTTGGATTCACTTTCAAAAGTTGATGGCAACATCTCTGGGAAAAGTTTCAGAAACACTGGCAGTAAGAATTCCATGAAGGGGACGATGATGAACACCATGAACGGAACCAGGCGGAAGAAATCAGCACAGGTTCTCAGCAGCTAAAGAATTAAAGGCATATGCAAATATCCATTATTCCTGGCCATGCCAAAAACAAAAGTCTGCCTCAATTCTGAAAGCATTAAAAACCCAAGGCagctatttataaaatggaaaggcCGGATTTTCCTCTGTACCTTAGCTCAGAAGTAATGTTTATGGGATATCTtcaaggaaatctatgacaatcAAAACATATTATTGGCATCTCTGAGCTTTCATCTAAGTCAGTACTTTAATAACATGGTATCTGTTACAATTGGTTTTTCAAATGCATATACTTAATACATTAACAGCAGTTTCTACTCCAGATGCACAGATCAAACTTGAAGCCTCTCAACTCCttggagaaattagaaaacacaaTTATAACCATTCCATGGGCAACTATACACATATTTTAAGAGCTCATCTACAGGTATACAGCAAGTTGGTTGCAGATAAGTCAGAAACTCTGGTTCTCACCGTGAATTACTACTCCTACTCTGGGATTTTTTCAGAGGAATTTAAAAGTTGGTTCATCAACAGTTGGtttcaattttacattttctttctcaaatatgACTCTTGCCTACCCTTCTTCTCTCTCGTCTGGTCAGCACCTGTCCATGCAACAGCCTCCAAACCATCCTGGCAGCAACTTTGGTGTCAATCCAAAGCAAATAGAATCCATTGTAATAATATTTCAGTTCATCCATAATTATTTGTCTATAAGATCGCTTTCCTTCCTTAATCTTCATGCCCGCTTCTTTCGTGGGCTGAGGGCTTGGCACCTGAGGCTTCTTTGCTGTTTGCTCCTGCTGATGTTTATTGGGGACCTCCTGCAACCAGCAAGTTGAAGTGTGCAGCTCTTGGAAGATTCTGGCTCGTAAATGAAGTACTTTATTGCCTGACTGACTTGGATGGGAGTACTTTTtgcttccatagttcttcatatAGGTTTTGTTTAAATGGGAATCTGGCAAgtgaagaaatgcaaatgatgGGGAGTAAGAAGTGCTGATAGGCTGGACAAAATGGCTAGGGAATCTGGAATAAAGACCAACAGCCTCTAAGTCAAGCACATACTATTACAGAATGAAAgagtaaagaaatattttatctggtaaaaataaaacaatcgtTTTTAATCCTGCATTTTTCAAAGCTGATCATGTTCCTGAATGAATGACATACAACTTTTTAGCCCAAACGAATAACAGTATGTTTTGTGGGTGAATGATACACTCTGTGAGATATATTAATAAGTTAATTCCTAAGGATAACTGTTGTGTTACAAGCTAGAAACTCTGTgactattaatttaaaaagcaaacactttTCCATCGGGGCTATGTGTGACAGTTTTGTCTCTATTGTCATTAAGCAGGTTGTACACTTGTTTTCAGCTACTCTACTGATGATAGAAATATTGTTTGAATGAAACACTTCATGGTCCCTGTGGGGATTAACCAATCACATAATACTGCTTTGTCTATGCAGTGCCCAGGGACTCCTTCAAATAAGAAGGACTTACAGCTGAAATGTTATTCATCTAAGACTCCTAAGGAATGTTGGGAATAAGAATTAGAATTaggctccccagccagggatctcTACATTC from Bos mutus isolate GX-2022 chromosome 27, NWIPB_WYAK_1.1, whole genome shotgun sequence encodes the following:
- the LETM2 gene encoding LETM1 domain-containing protein LETM2, mitochondrial — protein: MAFYSYKTVLAIARTRFPSHFVQPISTSYSPSFAFLHLPDSHLNKTYMKNYGSKKYSHPSQSGNKVLHLRARIFQELHTSTCWLQEVPNKHQQEQTAKKPQVPSPQPTKEAGMKIKEGKRSYRQIIMDELKYYYNGFYLLWIDTKVAARMVWRLLHGQVLTRRERRRLLRTCADFFRLVPFMVFIIVPFMEFLLPVFLKLFPEMLPSTFESESKKEEKQRKKMAAKLELAKFLQETITEMAKRNRAQLGDASTQFSSYVKQVQTGHKPSTKEIVQFSKLFEDQLTLEHLDRPQLVALCKLLELQSFGTNNLLRFQLLMRLKSIKADDEVIAKEGVNALSVSELQAACRARGMLSLGLTEGQLRQQLTEWQDLHLKENVPPSLLLLSRTFYLIDVKPKPIEIPLSGEAPKSDIPLGSPTPPESKENTAGLAPQLKETKDEEWIQLPSVMSSPTTPSKSISLPKESITSAKEDVNFYKRKLFLKLLLGAVRI